Proteins encoded together in one Pseudorca crassidens isolate mPseCra1 chromosome 17, mPseCra1.hap1, whole genome shotgun sequence window:
- the GRINA gene encoding protein lifeguard 1: MSHEKSFLVSADSYPPPNPGYPGGPQPSLPPYPGAPYPQPPFQPSPYGQPGYPQGPSPYPQGGYPQGPYPPGGYPQGPYPPGGYPQGPYPQGGYPQGPYPQSPFPPNPYGQPQAFPAQDSGTPQHGNYHEEGPPSYYDNQDFPATNWDDKSIRQAFIRKVFLVLTLQLSVTLSTVAVFTFVGEVKGFVRENVWTYYVSYAVFFISLIVLSCCGDFRRKHPWNLVALSVLTVSLSYMVGMIASFYNTEAVIMAVGITTTVCFTVVIFSMQTRYDFTSCVGVLLVSMAVLLVFAILCIFVRNRILEIVYASLGALLFTCFLAVDTQLLLGNKQLSLSPEEYVFAALNLYTDIINIFLYILTIIGRAKE; this comes from the exons ATGTCCCATGAAAAGAGTTTCTTGGTGTCCGCGGACAGCTATCCTCCCCCCAACCCTGGATATCCTGGGGGGCCCCAGCCCTCCTTGCCTCCCTACCCAGGGGCCCCTTACCCACAGCCCCCGTTCCAGCCTTCCCCCTATGGCCAGCCAGGGTatccccagggccccagcccctACCCCCAGGGGGGCTACCCTCAGGGTCCCTACCCGCCAGGAGGCTACCCCCAGGGCCCCTACCCCCCAGGAGGCTACCCTCAGGGCCCCTACCCACAAGGGGGCTACCCTCAGGGGCCGTATCCACAGAGCCCCTTTCCCCCCAACCCCTATGGACAACCACAGGCCTTCCCGGCACAGGATTCTGGCA CACCTCAGCATGGGAACTATCACGAGGAGGGTCCCCCATCTTACTACGACAACCAGGACTTCCCTGCCACCAACTGGGATGACAAGAGCATCCGACAGGCCTTCATCCGGAAG GTGTTCCTGGTGCTGACCCTGCAGCTGTCCGTGACTCTGTCCACCGTGGCCGTGTTCACATTCGTCGGGGAGGTGAAGGGCTTTGTCCGGGAGAACGTCTGGACCTACTACGTCTCCTACGCCGTCTTCTTCATCTCCCTCATTGTCCTCAGCTGCTGTGGGGACTTCCGGCGAAAGCACCCCTGGAACCTCGTTGCCCTG TCGGTCCTGACCGTCAGCCTGTCCTACATGGTGGGCATGATCGCCAGCTTCTACAATACTGAGGCGGTCATCATGGCCGTAGGCATCACCACGACCGTCTGCTTCACGGTGGTCATCTTCTCCATGCAG ACGCGCTACGACTTCACGTCGTGCGTGGGCGTGCTGCTGGTGAGCATGGCGGTGCTCCTCGTCTTCGCCATCCTCTGCATCTTTGTCCGCAACCGCATCCTGGAGATCGTGTACGCCTCACTCGGCGCTCTGCTCTTCACCTGC TTCCTGGCAGTGGACACCCAGCTGCTGCTGGGGAACAAGCAGCTGTCCCTGAGCCCGGAAGAGTACGTGTTTGCTGCGCTGAACCTGTACACGGACATCATCAACATCTTCCTGTACATCCTTACCATCATTGGCCGTGCCAAGGAGTAG